Proteins co-encoded in one Amaranthus tricolor cultivar Red isolate AtriRed21 chromosome 7, ASM2621246v1, whole genome shotgun sequence genomic window:
- the LOC130818894 gene encoding methylesterase 17-like — protein MAAHITPFKLFTFVLFLVLLNTISATMLTDESGLTSPAHFVLVHGASHGGWCWFKIRALLEKSGFKVSCPDLRSAGIDPADANTLSTFQEYTQPLHDLLASLPDGEKVILVGHSFGGFSITDAIDNFPEKIGAAVYVAAAMLRNPWPFGKNIKNEQETHDALSIFNSNMECFFEKEGSRLPTSCMFRKEVQRELLYNLSPLEDSTLAGMLLKPSPFRSFINAPFPRNLKNVPRVYVKTLQDNLLRPRRQDLMVLFWRPSQVYTIDSDHSPMLSTPSELFDILVSVAANFTSTSDI, from the exons ATGGCTGCCCATATCACACCCTTCAAGTTGTTTACATTCGTTCTGTTCCTTGTCCTTCTTAATACTATTAGTGCTACTATGCTGACTGATGAATCTGGATTGACATCGCCAGCACACTTTGTGCTTGTTCATGGTGCCTCACATGGAGGATGGTGTTGGTTTAAAATCAGAGCTCTACTCGAAAAATCCGGGTTTAAAGTCAGCTGTCCAGACCTCCGAAGTGCCGGGATTGATCCAGCTGACGCTAATACTCTCTCTACTTTCCAAGAATACACTCAACCACTTCATGATCTTTTAGCCAGCCTACCTGATGGTGAAAAG GTAATTTTGGTTGGACATAGCTTTGGAGGATTCAGTATTACAGATGCCATTGACAATTTCCCCGAAAAAATTGGGGCAGCTGTGTATGTTGCTGCTGCTATGTTACGGAATCCATGGCCTTtcggaaaaaatattaaaaat GAGCAAGAAACACATGATGCTTTGTCGATATTTAACAGTAATATGGAGTGTTTCTTTGAAAAAGAAGGAAGCCGTTTACCTACCAGTTGCATGTTCAGGAAAGAAGTTCAACGTGAGCTTTTGTACAACCTAAGTCCTTTGGAG GACTCGACTCTAGCAGGAATGCTATTGAAGCCCAGCCCTTTTAGATCTTTCATAAATGCTCCATTTCCAAGGAATCTAAAAAATGTGCCACGAGTTTATGTCAAGACTTTGCAAGACAATTTGTTAAGACCAAGAAGGCAGGATTTAATGGTGCTTTTCTGGAGACCATCTCAAGTATATACAATTGATAGTGATCATTCTCCCATGCTTTCCACGCCCTCTGAGCTTTTCGACATACTTGTTTCTGTAGCTGCTAATTTTACGTCCACATCTGATATTTGA
- the LOC130818411 gene encoding uncharacterized mitochondrial protein AtMg00810-like: MHQPLGFRVPTRPDHVCLLRKSLYCLKQAPRAWYHRFATFATTIGFSNSIFDNSLFVNCHGPDIAYLLLYVHDIILTASSDLLRESLMSKFSYEFAMKDLGPLNYFLGIAVNRTSTGLFLSQQRYASEILEKVGMSQCKHFATFGKLCANAGSSCDDPTLYRSLAGALQYLTFTRPDISYVVQQVCLYMYDPRFEHMTAIHCILRYVKGTIHYGLQLYRSNLSTLLSYTDADWGGCPDTRRSTSGYRVFLGDNLISWSAKRQPTVSKSSAEAEYRCVANAVSETCWIHNLLLELHCPITTTTLVYWDNVSAVYLASNPVHHQRTKHIEIDIHFVREKVKRGDVRVLHVPTRYQIADIFTKGLPQVLFDDFRSSFSVCQPPI, translated from the coding sequence ATGCATCAACCTCTGGGTTTTCGTGTTCCTACTCGtcctgatcatgtttgtcttcttcgtAAATCTCTTTATTGTCTCAAACAGGCTCCTCGTGCTTGGTACCACcggtttgccacttttgcgactACTATTGGTTTTTCTAACAGCATCTTTGATAATTCTCTTTTTGTTAACTGTCATGGTCCTGATATTGCTTATCTGTTGTTATATGTGCATGATATTATTCTTACGGCTTCTTCTGATTTACTCCGTGAGTCTCTTATGTCTAAATTTAGCTATGAGTTTGCtatgaaggatttgggtcctcttaattattttttgggtattgcTGTTAATCGTACATCTACGggcctctttctctctcaacaGCGGTATGCCTCTGAAATTCTTGAAAAGGTTGGCATGTCTCAATGTAAACATTTTGCTACCTTCGGCAAACTTTGCGCTAATGCTGGTTCTTCTTGTGATGATCCTACATTGTATCGTAGTCTGGCTGGTGCTTTGCAGTATCTTACTTTCACCCGCCCAGATATTTCATATGTTGTTCAGCAGGTTTGCCTTTATATGTATGATCCTAGATTTGAACATATGACTGCTATTCACTGCATTCTTCGCTATGTCAAAGGTACTATTCACTATGGTCTGCAGTTGTATCGTTCTAATCTTTCGACTCTTTTGTCCTATaccgatgctgattggggtggaTGTCCTGACACTCGCCGCTCTACTTCTGGTTACCGTGTTTTTCTGggtgataatttaatttcttgGTCCGCTAAACGACAGCCTACTGTTTCCAAATCTAGTGCTGAGGCTGAATATCGTTGTGTTGCTAATGCTGTTTCTGAAACTTGTTGGATCCACAATTTACTTCTTGAGCTTCACTGTCCTATTACTACAACTACTCTTGTTTATTGGGACAATGTTAGTGCCGTCTATTTGGCTAGTAATCCAGTGCATCACCAGCGCACTAAACACATTGAGATCGACATtcactttgttcgtgaaaaAGTTAAACGTGGTGATGTTCGGGTGCTTCATGTTCCAACTCGTTATCAGATCGCTGACATTTTCACCAAAGGTCTTCCTcaagtattatttgatgattttcgttCCAGTTTCAGCGTCTGTCAACCCCCGATTTGA